A window from Marinagarivorans cellulosilyticus encodes these proteins:
- a CDS encoding HAD-IIB family hydrolase — translation MHHNQDQEQPFIIVSDLDGTLLDHHDYSWHNAKPALEEAKRRQIPVVPCTSKTFSETLHLIKDIGLETPIICENGSGIALPEGKVIDLAPRYPLIIEKLQLLKRDSRFQFWGFHDMSIEEVARQTGLSIEEAANAKDRRYSEPFLWQGKEPAFDEFERAAKKFNIDIVQGGRFYHALSRGVSKQRAINHLLQVLHMPNAHVIALGDSTNDVSMLTKADTAVVVNNPTRDFPALPAEHQNIHYTSAYGPAGWNSAIMKILENNHG, via the coding sequence ATGCATCACAACCAAGATCAAGAGCAACCCTTTATTATCGTTTCCGACTTAGATGGAACACTACTTGATCACCACGATTACAGTTGGCACAACGCCAAACCCGCTTTGGAAGAAGCCAAACGACGCCAGATTCCCGTTGTTCCGTGCACGAGTAAAACATTTTCCGAAACATTGCATTTAATCAAAGATATTGGCCTAGAAACGCCAATCATCTGTGAAAATGGCTCAGGGATTGCCCTCCCCGAAGGCAAGGTTATCGACCTAGCCCCACGCTACCCCTTAATTATCGAGAAGCTACAGCTACTCAAACGCGATTCCCGCTTCCAATTTTGGGGGTTTCACGACATGAGCATCGAAGAAGTTGCTCGCCAAACTGGATTAAGCATCGAGGAAGCCGCCAACGCGAAAGATCGACGCTATAGCGAGCCCTTCTTGTGGCAAGGCAAGGAACCTGCATTTGACGAGTTCGAGCGCGCGGCTAAGAAATTCAATATTGATATTGTACAAGGCGGCCGTTTTTATCACGCGCTGAGCCGCGGCGTGAGCAAACAACGCGCAATCAACCATTTATTACAAGTTTTACACATGCCTAATGCGCACGTTATAGCTTTGGGCGACAGCACCAACGATGTTTCCATGTTGACCAAAGCCGATACCGCGGTTGTAGTTAACAACCCCACGCGAGACTTCCCAGCACTACCTGCTGAACATCAAAACATTCACTACACAAGCGCATACGGGCCAGCCGGTTGGAATAGCGCAATAATGAAAATACTGGAGAATAACCATGGGTGA
- a CDS encoding SMI1/KNR4 family protein — protein MADKESTLPILKAAHQKPLVGLELPDDDDILEVEEMIYVQIRGDFREFLLTASDLIIGTLEPVTVNDSSSHTYLPDVASHAWENGLPRELLPVCQTADGYYCLDLEDQVIYWCDGVQQPGEWPSIWSWAESEWANS, from the coding sequence ATGGCAGACAAAGAATCAACCCTTCCTATATTGAAAGCCGCGCACCAAAAACCCCTTGTGGGCTTGGAGTTACCCGATGACGATGACATTCTTGAAGTCGAAGAAATGATTTACGTTCAAATTCGCGGCGACTTTCGCGAATTTCTGCTAACAGCCTCAGACCTCATTATCGGCACATTAGAGCCTGTAACCGTAAACGACTCTAGCTCACATACGTACCTACCAGACGTCGCTAGTCATGCCTGGGAAAATGGCCTACCAAGAGAGCTTCTACCCGTTTGCCAAACAGCTGATGGGTACTATTGCCTCGATCTCGAAGATCAAGTGATTTACTGGTGCGATGGCGTTCAACAACCAGGCGAATGGCCATCAATTTGGTCTTGGGCGGAATCTGAATGGGCCAATAGTTAG
- a CDS encoding DUF748 domain-containing protein — protein MRLIKWSFGLVIGLVVLVAVAPIAAKHYAVYWFTEQGYEAQIKTVGFNAVTGKLSIAGLDIRKSNEQGIRIDLLEAHIKLPELFGQEAVIRRLRTQGLRLDIGALDTNFSEFTTPIETFVNRHMPAWRFEIISSLNEHLEVCRTGASPSGKALSQCFSIGSFALRDATVQNTSKGWQLSTRSTSHLQRMYFKDHFNGTSLLYLGDAKIRDVVADQTERRIGQIALKSFHLVERSEIETQRLDTPYQTQLNSLLVNDIVETRSRDQVRLQLGLVDATALRQTLHKDHNAAFVIVERLREVFPSLDLALSGESAGPNVIVEVMKTRVIDGGIAWLDDSVSPPAQEALTGLSLELGPISSAQPEKRSPVTFIARLSDGGEIVVRGRLAPFAEHPNFDVDGHVKGLDLAKISAYTETLFNERVLQGRVDAKFRAQGQSSSIQGDASVRLSDMSTGGGARLNGVLSLQDSYSALKDRNQSVDFEVFFDFDLLKVNSLSEALGYRAKRTLSDLAQGITPQRPANKPKAAQGMVFEPLKYNPSETELMGGQAIRFKDITVLAKENPTKILSLCPVTTGGEWAGLYRQGKPLKSWEQISSAENEHLLNMSKRRAKAVSKKLDEMGVSKKRVRFCEPTLKLTDNGPSFLSAELK, from the coding sequence ATGCGCTTAATCAAATGGTCATTCGGACTCGTCATCGGTTTGGTGGTGTTGGTCGCAGTCGCTCCCATTGCAGCAAAACACTACGCGGTATACTGGTTTACTGAGCAAGGTTACGAGGCTCAGATTAAAACCGTCGGTTTTAATGCAGTTACCGGTAAGTTAAGTATTGCCGGCTTGGATATTCGCAAGAGTAATGAGCAGGGTATACGCATTGATTTACTGGAAGCGCATATCAAATTACCCGAGCTATTCGGCCAAGAAGCTGTAATTCGGCGTTTGCGCACACAGGGGCTGCGCTTGGACATCGGCGCGCTTGACACTAACTTTTCAGAGTTCACAACCCCGATTGAAACATTTGTTAATCGGCACATGCCCGCGTGGCGTTTTGAGATTATCAGCTCTTTAAACGAGCATCTTGAAGTGTGTAGGACAGGCGCGAGCCCCAGTGGCAAGGCGCTTTCGCAATGCTTTAGTATCGGTAGCTTTGCTTTGCGTGATGCCACAGTTCAAAACACTAGCAAGGGCTGGCAGCTATCAACGCGCTCCACCTCCCATCTCCAGCGCATGTATTTCAAAGATCACTTTAATGGTACTTCGTTGTTGTACCTTGGCGATGCCAAGATCCGCGATGTGGTTGCCGATCAAACTGAGCGCCGAATTGGACAAATAGCGCTAAAAAGCTTTCACCTAGTTGAACGCAGTGAAATTGAAACCCAGCGTTTAGATACTCCTTATCAAACACAGCTTAATAGCTTATTGGTTAACGATATTGTAGAGACGCGTTCGCGCGATCAAGTACGCTTACAGTTGGGTTTGGTTGATGCTACAGCGTTAAGACAAACGCTACACAAAGATCACAACGCTGCGTTCGTGATTGTTGAGCGCTTGCGCGAAGTGTTTCCCTCTTTAGATTTGGCATTAAGTGGTGAGTCGGCAGGGCCGAATGTTATTGTCGAAGTAATGAAAACCCGCGTGATTGATGGCGGCATTGCGTGGCTTGACGACTCTGTTTCTCCGCCGGCACAAGAAGCCCTTACTGGGCTGTCTTTAGAATTAGGCCCGATTAGCAGTGCTCAGCCTGAAAAACGTTCACCGGTGACTTTTATTGCGCGCTTAAGCGATGGCGGAGAAATTGTTGTACGAGGCCGCTTGGCACCGTTTGCTGAACATCCCAATTTTGATGTTGATGGCCATGTTAAGGGTTTGGACTTAGCTAAAATCTCAGCTTATACCGAGACGCTTTTTAATGAAAGAGTGCTCCAGGGGCGCGTAGATGCTAAATTTAGGGCGCAAGGACAATCGTCAAGTATTCAAGGTGATGCTTCTGTGCGTTTGAGCGATATGTCTACTGGTGGCGGCGCCAGATTGAATGGTGTACTGAGTTTGCAGGATTCGTACTCGGCCCTAAAAGATAGAAATCAATCGGTGGATTTTGAGGTTTTCTTCGACTTTGATTTGCTGAAAGTAAACTCTCTAAGCGAAGCTTTAGGTTATCGAGCCAAGCGAACGCTCAGTGATTTGGCGCAAGGCATTACCCCGCAGCGGCCAGCGAATAAGCCAAAAGCAGCACAAGGCATGGTATTTGAGCCGCTTAAATACAACCCGAGTGAAACTGAGTTGATGGGCGGGCAGGCGATACGCTTTAAAGACATTACGGTGTTGGCCAAGGAAAACCCCACTAAGATTTTGTCTTTGTGCCCAGTAACCACTGGTGGCGAGTGGGCTGGGCTTTATCGCCAAGGCAAGCCGTTAAAGTCGTGGGAGCAAATTTCCTCTGCCGAGAATGAGCACTTGCTCAATATGTCTAAGCGTCGGGCCAAAGCTGTATCCAAAAAGCTGGATGAAATGGGTGTTTCAAAAAAACGTGTTAGGTTTTGCGAGCCAACACTCAAGTTAACGGATAACGGCCCATCATTTTTATCTGCGGAGCTTAAATAG